Proteins encoded in a region of the Longimicrobium sp. genome:
- a CDS encoding aminopeptidase P N-terminal domain-containing protein, which translates to MTMATTLHEIAGTDAPLPFPDDPHGRRRERFLEALGGGVAVLCSAPELIKSRDTEVLYRQDSDFFYLTGFREPGVAVLTPHDPEHRFTLFVRPRDRERETWNGPRAGVEGAKERFGADAAYPLEELETRLKPLLEAAGAIWYALGSDEEMDRRLVPWIREWRLRRARTGKGPSDVMDPAGILDPMRVVKEPAEADLVRRACQLSAQAHVRAMRAVRPGIGEWELANVVDSTFRAAGPDAGPAYPSIVGAGANATILHYVLNQRRAEEGELVLIDAGAEWGMYCGDITRTFPVSGRFTAPQRRVYEAVLRAEEAAIAMVRPGVTIAEIHDATRLRLAEEMVELGLLQGDPQELIDGEEFKRYYMHQTSHWLGLDVHDAGDYRARGGDWLPLRPGMIFTIEPGIYIPADAEGAPAELRGIGVRIEDDVLVTEDGHEVLTRGVPVAPEEIEALVGADAG; encoded by the coding sequence ATGACGATGGCCACGACCCTGCACGAGATCGCCGGCACCGACGCGCCGCTCCCCTTTCCCGACGACCCGCACGGCCGCCGGCGCGAGCGCTTCCTGGAGGCGCTGGGCGGCGGCGTGGCCGTGCTCTGCTCGGCGCCCGAGCTGATCAAGTCGCGCGACACCGAGGTGCTGTACCGCCAGGACAGCGACTTCTTCTACCTGACCGGCTTCCGCGAGCCCGGCGTGGCGGTGCTCACGCCGCACGACCCCGAGCACCGCTTCACCCTGTTCGTGCGCCCGCGCGACCGCGAGCGCGAGACCTGGAACGGCCCGCGCGCCGGCGTCGAGGGGGCGAAGGAGCGCTTCGGCGCGGACGCGGCGTACCCGCTGGAGGAGCTGGAGACGCGCCTCAAGCCGCTGCTGGAGGCGGCCGGCGCCATCTGGTACGCGCTGGGGAGCGACGAGGAGATGGACCGGCGGCTCGTTCCCTGGATCCGCGAGTGGCGGCTGCGCCGCGCGCGCACCGGGAAGGGCCCGTCGGACGTGATGGACCCCGCGGGGATCCTGGACCCGATGCGCGTGGTGAAGGAGCCGGCGGAGGCCGATCTCGTCCGCCGCGCCTGCCAGCTCTCCGCGCAGGCGCACGTCCGCGCGATGCGCGCGGTACGCCCGGGGATCGGAGAGTGGGAGCTGGCCAACGTGGTCGACTCCACCTTCCGCGCCGCGGGGCCCGACGCGGGGCCGGCGTACCCCTCCATCGTCGGCGCGGGCGCGAACGCCACCATCCTGCACTACGTGCTCAACCAGCGCCGCGCGGAAGAGGGCGAGCTGGTGCTGATCGACGCCGGCGCCGAGTGGGGGATGTACTGCGGCGACATCACCCGCACCTTCCCCGTCTCCGGCCGCTTCACCGCGCCGCAGCGGCGGGTGTACGAGGCCGTCCTGCGCGCCGAGGAGGCGGCGATCGCGATGGTGCGGCCGGGGGTGACGATCGCCGAGATCCACGACGCAACGCGGCTGCGGCTGGCGGAGGAGATGGTGGAGCTCGGCCTGCTGCAGGGAGATCCGCAGGAGCTGATCGACGGGGAGGAGTTCAAGCGCTACTACATGCACCAGACCAGCCACTGGCTGGGGCTGGACGTGCACGACGCCGGCGACTACCGCGCCCGCGGCGGCGACTGGCTGCCGCTGCGCCCGGGGATGATCTTCACCATCGAGCCCGGCATCTACATCCCCGCCGACGCGGAGGGCGCGCCGGCGGAGCTGCGCGGCATCGGCGTGCGCATCGAGGACGACGTGCTGGTGACGGAGGACGGGCACGAGGTCCTGACCCGCGGCGTCCCCGTCGCCCCGGAGGAGATCGAGGCGCTGGTCGGCGCCGACGCGGGGTGA
- a CDS encoding TMEM175 family protein, with the protein MIGRRHVPVGKVERNGFRWRGTEVSRLEALSDAVFGFAITLLVVSLEAPRTYAQLMDTMRGFGTFAACFALLFLVWLHQYRWFRRFGLEDGVTILLNALLLFVIVFFVYPLKFVFGLVVGQLMGLGSVARLPDGRVVEVFTARGQGASMMLVFGAGYVAVFLLFALMYGHAYRRRDALELDEVERYETRDNIRETLLNVAIGITSMLVSVWLGAQWGGVTYMMTGPAMTVHGFISGAGRKRLDRRLAAERAASP; encoded by the coding sequence ATGATCGGTCGCCGCCACGTGCCGGTGGGGAAGGTGGAGAGGAACGGCTTCCGCTGGCGCGGCACCGAGGTGTCGCGGCTGGAGGCGCTCAGCGACGCCGTGTTCGGCTTCGCCATCACCCTGCTGGTGGTGTCGCTCGAGGCGCCGCGCACCTACGCGCAGCTGATGGACACCATGCGCGGCTTCGGCACCTTCGCCGCGTGCTTCGCGCTCCTCTTCCTGGTCTGGCTCCACCAGTACCGCTGGTTCCGCCGCTTCGGGCTGGAGGACGGCGTCACCATCCTGCTGAACGCGCTGCTGCTGTTCGTGATCGTCTTCTTCGTCTATCCCCTGAAGTTCGTGTTCGGCCTGGTGGTGGGGCAGCTCATGGGACTGGGAAGCGTGGCGCGGCTGCCGGACGGGCGCGTGGTGGAGGTCTTCACCGCGCGCGGGCAGGGCGCGTCGATGATGCTGGTGTTCGGCGCGGGTTACGTGGCCGTGTTCCTCCTCTTCGCGCTGATGTACGGCCACGCCTACCGCCGGCGCGACGCGCTGGAGCTGGACGAGGTGGAGCGCTACGAGACGCGCGACAACATCCGCGAGACGCTGCTGAACGTGGCCATCGGCATCACCTCGATGCTCGTGTCGGTGTGGCTGGGCGCGCAGTGGGGCGGGGTGACGTACATGATGACGGGGCCGGCGATGACCGTGCACGGCTTCATCTCCGGCGCGGGACGGAAGCGGCTGGACCGCCGCCTGGCCGCCGAGCGCGCGGCGTCGCCCTGA
- a CDS encoding NifU N-terminal domain-containing protein: MPKPKVRFQETPNPNAGKFTVGRTLVEGRRGVTFASPDAAAGDALAERLFAEPGVASLFVVADFVTVTKEAGAAWADLAPRVQAALREVL, translated from the coding sequence GTGCCGAAGCCGAAGGTGCGCTTCCAGGAGACGCCCAACCCCAACGCGGGGAAGTTCACCGTCGGCCGCACGCTGGTGGAGGGGCGGCGCGGGGTGACCTTCGCCTCGCCCGACGCGGCGGCGGGCGACGCGCTGGCCGAGCGGCTCTTTGCCGAGCCGGGCGTGGCCTCCCTCTTCGTGGTGGCGGACTTCGTCACGGTGACGAAGGAGGCGGGTGCGGCGTGGGCCGACCTGGCGCCGCGCGTGCAGGCGGCGCTCCGCGAAGTGCTCTGA